Part of the Cryptosporangium arvum DSM 44712 genome, GACCGGCGTCGAGGCGCTCACGCTCGTCGGTGCGGGCAGCACGCTGCCGGCCGGCGAGTACCTGCCGCTACTGCGCGCCGCGCTGGCCGAGCTGGCCGGGCGCGCGCCGCGGCCCGGCGTCCCGCTGCTGCTCACCGGAAGCGCGCACGACGAGCCCGGGGTCTACCGCAGCCTCGAGGACGACGGCTGGCTGATCGTCGGCGAGGACCACAGCTGGGGCGACGGCGCGGGCGAACCCCCGCTGACGCCGCCGACGCTGGAGGGCCTGGCCGAGTGGTACCAGGGCCGGACCGTCTCCGAGGCCGCCCCGGCCGCGGTGGCCAGGACCGGAGCCGAGGGCGTGCTCAGTTACGCCCGCACGCACGACGACGCTCCACTGTGGGATTTCCGCGCGCTGGCCGCGGCCGTGCCGGTACCGGCCGCGCTCGTCGCCGGGCAGGAGTACGGCACGGTCGACCTGGCGGCCGTGCGGGCGGAACTGAAAGACGGAGGGGGTCCGCGATGACCGATCGTCCCGCCTCGGCCCGGGCCGCGCTGGACCACCAGCGGTCCTGGTTCGCCGACGTCCAGCGCCGGGCCGCCGACGGCGAGCCGATCGTGCTCGCGAACGCCGACGCGCCGCAGGAGATCTTCCGCGCGATGGACGTTCCCTACGTCGTCAACCAGTGGTGGGCCTCGATCATCGGGGCCAAGCGGCTCTCCGGTGCCTACCTGAGCCGCCTGCGTGGCCTCGGCTTCCCCGACACCAGCGAGCAGTACAACTCGCTGGCGCTGGCCGGCCTGCTCGGCCCGGACGCCGACGGCGGCCCCTGGGGCGGGTTGCCGCGCCCGTCGCTGGTCGTCGCGGAGACCTCGGGCGACGTCCTGCACAAGGTCTTCGGAGCCTGGGAGTCCGAGCTCGGGGTGCCGTACTACGCGTTCGAGAGCGCCGCCGAGCCGGAGGTTCCGGTCAACTGGTGGGAGCTGATGCCCGACCGCTGGGAACAGGCGATCGGCCCGGCCCGGATCGACCTGATGAGCGAGGAACTGCTCGGCCTGATCCGGCACGTCGAGACGCTGACCGGGCGCACCCTGCGCCAGTCCCGGCTGCGCGAGGTCATGCGGCTGTCCAACGAGCAGGCCGAGTGGAACCGCCGCACCCGCGACCTGCTCGCGAGCGCCCGGCCGTGCCCGGTCCGGGTCAGCGACGTCATCCCCAGCGTGATGATCCCGCAGTGGCACCGGGGCACGCAGTGGGCCGTGGACGCGGCCGAGCGGCTCTACTCCGAGGTGCGCGAGCGGGTCGAGGCCGGCGCCGGTGCGGCGGCCGAGCCGGAGCGGCTGCGTCTGATGTGGATCGGCCGCGGCCTCTGGCACGACATGGACTTCTACCGCCGGTTCGAGCGCTCCCACGGGGCCGTCTTCGTCTGGTCGATGTACCTGGCGCTCGCGGCCGACGCCTACGCCCGCTACGGCGACGATCCGCTGCGCGCGCTGGCCGCCCGGTTCTGCGCGTTCCACGACCAGATGTACACGCCGCCGTGGAGCGGGGAGTGGTACACGAAGGAGGCGCGGTCGCACGGCGTCCACGGGGTCGTGCACCTGGTCAGCGCCGACTCGAGCAACGCCTGGGCGACGAGCCGGTGCCTGCGCGACGCCGGCTTCCCGGTGCTGGAGATCGAGCTGGAGAACGCCGACGCCCGCGCCTACGACGCCGACGAGGTCAACGGCCGGATCGAGCGCTGGCTGGACGGGCTCGCCTCGTGACGGCCGAGGAGATCGACGGCGGCTTCCGGTTGCCCCGGGCCCAGGGTGGCCCCAACCCGCAGCACCTGTTCGTCACGCTGTTCGGCGACTACTGGTGGGCCCGCAGCGAGCACCTGCCCTCGGCCGGGCTGGTCGCGCTGGCCGAGGAGTTCGGCATCTCCGCGGCGTCGGCCCGCGCGGCGCTGAGCCGGCTCCGGCGGCGCAACCTGCTGTCGGCCTCGAAGGTCGGCCGCCACACCTACTACGGCCTGGCGCCCACGACCCGCCAGACGATCGTCGAGGGCGGGGCGCGCATCCTCTCGTTCGGCACCGACGATCAGGCCGAGTGGGACGGCACCTGGCTGGTCGTGGCGTTCTCGATCCCGGAGGACCAGCGCGACGTCCGCCACACGCTGCGCACCCGCCTGCGCTGGCTCGGGTTCGCCTGCCTCTACGACGGGGTGTGGGTGTCGGCCGGTGGCGACGCGTCCGGGGCGGACGCCAAGGCCGTCGTGCGCGAGTGCGGCATCCGCGACGCGAGCGTGTTCCGCGCGACGAGCCTCGACGCGGTCGGCGAGGACGCCGGGCGGCACCCGCTCTCGGCCTGGGACCTCGACCACCTGAGCGCGGTGTACCAGGACTTCATCGACCGCTTCGAGCCGCTCTACCAGCGCATCCTGGACGGCGACATCCGGTCGAGCGAGGCGCTGGTGGAGCGCACCGCGGTGATGGACGTGTGGCGTTCGTTCCCCGGTCTCGACCCCGGTCTGCCCAGCCAGGTGCTGCCGTCGGGATGGCCGCGGCACCGCGCCCGCGAGGTGTTCTCGAGCGTCTACGACTCGCTCGGGCCGCTGGCGCAGGTCCGCTTCCAGCACATCCTGTCGCGCTACGCCCCGGGCCTCGCGCCGCTCGTCGATCACCACCT contains:
- a CDS encoding 2-hydroxyacyl-CoA dehydratase family protein; translation: MTDRPASARAALDHQRSWFADVQRRAADGEPIVLANADAPQEIFRAMDVPYVVNQWWASIIGAKRLSGAYLSRLRGLGFPDTSEQYNSLALAGLLGPDADGGPWGGLPRPSLVVAETSGDVLHKVFGAWESELGVPYYAFESAAEPEVPVNWWELMPDRWEQAIGPARIDLMSEELLGLIRHVETLTGRTLRQSRLREVMRLSNEQAEWNRRTRDLLASARPCPVRVSDVIPSVMIPQWHRGTQWAVDAAERLYSEVRERVEAGAGAAAEPERLRLMWIGRGLWHDMDFYRRFERSHGAVFVWSMYLALAADAYARYGDDPLRALAARFCAFHDQMYTPPWSGEWYTKEARSHGVHGVVHLVSADSSNAWATSRCLRDAGFPVLEIELENADARAYDADEVNGRIERWLDGLAS
- a CDS encoding PaaX family transcriptional regulator encodes the protein MTAEEIDGGFRLPRAQGGPNPQHLFVTLFGDYWWARSEHLPSAGLVALAEEFGISAASARAALSRLRRRNLLSASKVGRHTYYGLAPTTRQTIVEGGARILSFGTDDQAEWDGTWLVVAFSIPEDQRDVRHTLRTRLRWLGFACLYDGVWVSAGGDASGADAKAVVRECGIRDASVFRATSLDAVGEDAGRHPLSAWDLDHLSAVYQDFIDRFEPLYQRILDGDIRSSEALVERTAVMDVWRSFPGLDPGLPSQVLPSGWPRHRAREVFSSVYDSLGPLAQVRFQHILSRYAPGLAPLVDHHLTTSGPMVPELAADLTGQVGHLPA